The nucleotide window CCTTACAACAACACCTCAAGTTCCAAACTGGGAACCACCTGGACATCCagggtgaggggcagggctgggtaaGTTCGGGTTGGTCCAGATGACGGACAAAGACGCAGCCATTAATACGAAAATGATGGGGAGTGCTGCGATGCGCCGCCCGGAAAGACACAGAGGATATCCTGCTGAGCGAGAAGAGCAGGTTACAAAGCAGCCTGTGGAGTTTGGcttttaagtatatatgtatgcatgtgtgtgtgtgtgtgtctgtgtgtatttaaGAGCAGGGCTCTAGAATCAGATACACGGCCTTTGgcagcttcagtttccccatctgcaaaagaGGTTTGGTGGTGATTAAATCTGCTTCCCGGGCGTGTCGTGGACATGAGATGACCGTGCCAAGCCCTCTGTATGGAGAGCAGCTAAAGGACAACAGTAGCATAATAAGAGCTGGCATGCATTGCGGGTGTGCCGATGGATGGAACCCTGTAGGAGAAACCCCCCCAGATGGTAACCAGGGGTCAGGGTACACATGGATGTTTGAATTTATGACCGATATTTTGCTGTATTTCTAGAAAAATCTGCAAGACTCTATTGCTATATACTCAGGGGGGAAACCCTCTCAACATCTCAGCGGGCtgctttcattcactcattcagctaACCCAGGGCACCCACCGAGggcccactgagtcaggccaccCCACCGTACCCTGAGGGCATGTCAGGGAAGGAAAATCCAGAGCCGaagcccccacccctggctgccTTCATCCTGAGTTTTTGTCCCTTCTCCCCATCAGGACACAGACCTGCCTTCTCCGTAGTGGGCGGAGGGCAGAACCCATGACTGAAATGACAGCCCCATGAGAGGAGACCCAGGGACGTACAGAGCTCAGCAACCTCTAGAGGCCTCAACCGACCCGTCTCAGTGGGAATGCCACCGAGGTCTTGTCCCTCTGGGCACCCCTCCACTCACTCAGTGACCGGAGACCCCTCTCAGCATGCCACAGCCCTGCGCGCCACTGCAAAGTGGGCTCAAATCCCAACACCTTCTGGCCTCAGAGGTCTGGCACATATGTACGTACGTGCAGGGATCAGTAACCTGCTGTGTCTCCCACTGGTGGGCTTGGAAAGGGCTGGAAGCCCATGTCCCTGAGGGCCGGGTGCCGCTGCCTTCTTACCTGTGTGGATGGCTAGGCTACCTGGAGTAAGACTGCTCCTAGCGGGGCCGATttcttatttaggaaaaaaagcaTGTAAAGCGATTTTGCGAACCTGGATATACTTCTCCACTGGGGTCACTGGCCGGATGCGGAACCGCTCGGGGAGCTCAATTCTGGGCTTGGGGGTGCTGGCCTCTTCTTCACACTTGATCAGCTGAAACACAAGCCCCAGAGATGGGACCCCGAAAGCTGAGACCCTCAGGGGTGTCCCCTTCTCATCCCCCCAGAACAATGCACTGCACAGGTAACGCAGGTGGTGCCCAGGAACGCAGGTGGCACTCAGGTCCAGGGAGAAGGATCCCGTTGGGACTTGCTGGCAGGCCAGCTCGGCCCCAAGCCGGCCGCTGCCGGCAACTCACAGGCTGCTAATTTCTATTCCCACCAAGTAATCTGAGAACATTTTACAGGTTATGGACTCAAACTAAAAAAATGACAGACAGCAAGGTTCCAGGGCCAACCTTCAAACTCTGAGAAGCGCCCCCTACCCCTTTTAAGTTTTAAAGCCATTCTGAACTCTTCAAAAACCTGATTTAATTACACATAAAGAATATTAATATAGACTCTTTTATGCATATTACATTAATAAGGACTCATGCATAAAATTTCAAACTGCATCActctctaagtatttttttttaaaaaaaaactcatttagaATGGCATAATTTCAGAGCTAGGGGGACGGGGTGAATTACAAATGGGGCTTAGGCTGCCTGGAATCATGAACGCTTTGAATTATCTGGCTCTTTGTCATTCTGCACGCGTccaaaaaaaatgcttcttcctcctcttgtGTCCTGGAGATAACTGGGAAGCTTGCAAACCATTGGCAGCCACCCCAGGAAAGCCCACATGGGCCTTTTGTGGGCCTGTGCGGTGTTGTATATATTGAAGCCATGATGCTAGACTCAGGAGATTTCATGAAGGCAGCTGGATTATTCCCGAACCCGCTTTGACCAATCACGATACGCACCCAAGCTCTGCCCCAGTAGCTGTCAGCTGGGCTGTTGGTGCTGCCtctgagtggggtcaggggtcTTTGGCTGGTGTCCCCACCTCTCCCCATGAATGATGCCTGGTCCTTTGCCTGGCTTCTCTTATCTACCTGGCGCAGCAAACACCAAGGGTATTTTCCTAAAAATCCCTCAGGTATGTACCTGGCCTCTCATGGCATCTGAAGCCCACCGTCCTTCAGTGAGGTGGTGGGGACTGTCACCCTTTTCACAGATGGGGAGCCGGAGGCCGAGAGGCCCTGGAATTGGCCACACCAGCTTCTCCCCTGGTGCCTCCCtttcttagctgtgtgactttgcccTTCTTTGagctcaacttcctcatctgccaaatgggCATCAAACAGCACCCTGCCCCCTTCCACGGGGGTCGCCGAAGAGATTAAATGAGCTGATTTGGATGAAGCTTCTAGAAGgcgcctggcacataataagtactcaataaattcGTGAATGGAAGCAAAAGCTTCAGGTGTCAGAGTCAGCCGTCTTCGCCTACAACACGCTCCTTGATTTTTATTCTTGCAAATTATACACTTCATAACCATTTATTCTTGGAAATGATTGATTCTAGAACCCCCGGGCTCATAAAATTTACATGTACCTCCTCGAGGGGGGTTGTTAAAAATCCCCAGTTCTGGGCCCAGTTTTGCCGTGCTTCGTTTTCAGCCTTCAGGCGGTATTTCCTGAAAAAGAACGTTTTTAAGTGCTGGGCAACATTTGAAAAGGATTAAAGTAGCAACCCCTAAAATGTGCTCCTGGGAGAATTTTACATTCTTCGGTGCGTCTGGCCCAAATGATGATCCGTGCCAGGAAGGGCGAGGGAGCCCCTGCCGCTGCGGACCTGCCACAAATATAAGGGAGACGTGTGTCCAAGGACCAGAGATGCTGGGGTGGTACAGCGGGGAGCAGGCACCCTTGGGACTGACCCTTCCCGGGGGGTCATCTCCGTGCTAGACTCCTTATTCTGGGAGGCCATGTGACCCACACGAATGGGTGAGGGTTCAATCATTGCGCAGGGACGTATAAACTTCTCTTGTTTTCAGATCAAGGACCAGGGCAGAGTGAGCGAGGCCCTGGAGTGCAACATTTAAGGAGGTGCCCCCCTCCCAGTTTCCTGCAAGGGCAGAGCCAGCACCCCCATGACCTCCAGATCCAGCCCCCCTTAGACAGTGCAGTCCGGGTTCCTCCCTCGTCCCACCCTAATCCTGGCCCTGCTTCTGCGCCACGTTGACTATAATTTATACGTAACTACCTATGAGCTGAGCTGACTTGCAACTGAAGAGCGGGTATGTTACCCAttaaacttttattcattttgactTTCAACTTGCCTTTCCTATTTTGGAATCCATATCTGTACCCTACGCCCTCCGATGTCTCACCAGTTTCAGAGGCCTCAGCCAAGCTCTTTCCCTGGGCCCAGAGCGTCTAAAGCAGAATCTATTTTTGAAAGAGATGAACCATGAGCCAAAATATGACccatatatataattgaaaattttccaGCAGCCACattcaaaaagtgaaaataaacaggTAAACTTAATTTGGGCATCACTTTTTTCAGGGTCTGAAACTTTTGAAATCTAGTATTTTACATTTACTCTTCATTCCAATTTGGAATCGTCACATTTCAAGTCGCCGACAGCCCCTTTGGACATGGGACAGAATAGTCTAGGGGCTTCACTGCTCTGTTTAAACAGAGGGTGCTCTCTGATTTGGGTCTTGAAAGATGTGTAGGAGTTGGTCTtgtggggaaggagaaaagatcATTCTAGAGAGTGGAAACAGACCCTGCTATGGCAGTACTTCCCATTGCGGGTATTCggataaaagtaaatatttaaaaaataataatagcaaatactACTGGCGTTTCGTTTTTAAGAGTGATATAAACTTTCCTGTCGAAATAAATGCATTAAGTGAAACAGAGCTAATTTAAAGTATGAAGGGACTATAGCGGGGTTTACAAGGAAATGGTAAAAAAGTCCTAGAGTTGACAAATAGAATAACTGAAGTTTAAGAGGTAAGCAATGACAGTTTGTTGTTGCTAGTATTTACTTGCATCTAAATTAGCAACTTCTCCTATCGGTTAAAACTTCACAGAGATAGGATGCTATTTAGCAAAGGGATAGAATAAAAACATCGACTACAAACCCCTGCTGAACATACATCTTTGAGAAAATGGAGCTATTCTCTGacatttcttgttaaaaaaaaccaGGAGGGGCAAGAGAGAATGTAAAGTGCTCTCATTCGAACTGAACAAATTtacgatttttaaaaaacatttggtaaatcttaaaaataagcaGACATCGGTCGACTCTTAACAAGTAAAGCTTCGCAGAGGGTTGTAAAGCCAGATGCAAAATCTTTCACGCCTTATGATGTGcccaagagaagagaaagaaaggttctttggtccccagccctgccccctttcCACAAGGTCCCTGACCATCTCCAGCGCACGCTCCTCGCGCGGAGAGGTTGACCACCGCCAGGACTTGGTGGGAAACCGAGGCCGCCCCGTGTGCCCACTGGGTTACGGAATCTCCAGCGTTACCAGATCTCGTCCTGGGCCACCAGGTTCATGCGCTCCGCCGCTGCCGTGCTGATTGGTTTCTGCGCCATGGAGCCTGGGGTCTTGGCGCGCCCTGCGAGTTCTGGTCCTGGGCTCAGCGTCCCGCGTCGCCTGGGAGACCGGTTGCCGAGCAACGCGGGACGCGGAGGCGGAGAAGGCGCCGCACCTGGCGGGGTGGGGGCCGCCCGGCTCTCAAGGCGTCGCTGCGCCCACTGCCTGCTTGGGCCGGGCAGCTGCGCTCTTCGCCCgcctccctgcccacctgccaggCTCCGCGCTGCAGCGGCCCTCCTCCTTAGCAGAAAACCTTGGGGAGACCGAAAGACCCTACACAACACCCACGCGACCCCACCCGCCGCCGCCTTAACGCTTAGACTGTCGTGCAAGTGTACATGCCTAGTGTTCCAATGCTAAATGGACCGAGCTTAACGGATTCCGTCACCGAGAACACACCCCTGTAGCCACCGTCTGGATTGCGACAGAGGACaatccagcccctctccctgcccctggcccccTCTTGTCTCTGGGCGGCAGAGATTTGTTTCAGCACAATCTGCACTCCTTGTGGGCTCATCCTGGCATCGTTTTTTGCCTGGCTTACTTGGCCCACTGTCACGTTTGAGAAGTAGCTGGTGTGTTCACTGCCATATCCCCCAAGGAAGAGTGTTCTATTTTGCTGCTGATGCCACCGGGGCTGAGTTTTGGGCCTCCAGGAAAGTGCTGCCCAGACCTTTGGTGCGCCCGTGGCTCTAGGAGAACATATGCATGCATTTCTTTATCCTCTGCTGTTTAAAACCGTCTCCAAATGGAGTTAAAAGAGAAAATCGCCTCCAGACCCTGCACCCCACAGTCTTTCATGGCCATCCACACCAATTGCTCATCCTTGGGCGGTTCCATTGGTGTTTGTCCACTGActccttctccccgccccccgcctcccagAAAGTGTGTCTAGAAGACAGCAGAGCGGGCATCCAGGGCGTAGGGCAGATACGCAGGCGTCCGGAGCCTCCCAGACAGAGAGCAGGCTTCCATGGGCCCACAGGTGGTCTCCATGTTGATTTTAGTAAGACCCTTCAGAGAGGACGCTGTGTTTGTCTCCCATCGGCCATCAGCGGCTCTCTCCAGCGGGTcgccccacctccctctcccttaTCCACGATCTGTGCTTCTCTGGGGGGTGTTTGGAGGCTGTTGCCCCTCTAATAACGTTCTCCACACCGCAAGCCTATGGTGCTCTTCTGGGCTGTGGGAAATGCTGGGTGGGGGCCCAGGATTGCAGTGGTCCCAGCTGCTGCCTCAGCCGAAAGAGggaggggccaggcaggggctgggactGGACCTGCAGGGACTCATGAATGTGTAGCACGCTCCCCCCACCGCTGAACAAGCCAGCAGGGCTGGATTGCCACAGGCGGACAGGTGTCCACATGGGCCTGGGGTTTTCTTCCTGGCTTTTTCTCCGAGGTCGCCATGCCTACAGTGGGAGGGAAGAAACCCTTGGAAGAATTGTGAACGGTGAATCCATCACGCAGGGGGGCAAAGCCTGTTTGTCCCTCGGGAAGCTTCTAAGAGGATTCTGTTCAAATGATTCATTAAGAATAAGTTCGTTTCCCGAATGTCTATGTGCCAGATGCCAagggttcattcattcaacaaatgtttgctgactgCCTCCCACATGCCTGAGGATCCAGGAGGGAACAAGACCGACAAAGTCGTTGGCCTCCTGGGGCTGCCTTGTCTGGAGGGAAGACGTGCGATGAAGCAAATGAAGACAGATAAACAAACGTGCTGCAACACCAGGGAGAGACACGTGCTGCCAGGAGAGTTAAATcaggggaggaggctggaggtgaCAGAGTCAAGTGAAGTGCTGCAGAAGGACTGTGCCCCGTTCGTGGCCAGAAAAGGCCCCTCTAAGAAGGGGAGGCTTAAACACAGATCTGGCGAGGAAGGGACCCACACGAAGAGGTCAATTTGAAGGACTCTAAGGAGGCCAGCACAGCTGGGGAGCACCCTCGAGAGCATGGCCCAGTGCAGAAATAGGAAAGCAAACCCCACGTCTTCCAGGAGTTGTTAGGTAGGGACGTGGATGTGGATGCAGCCCCGTGGTAATGCAGCCAGAAAGATGAAACAACAGTAGGATGAGAGAGCCCCAGATAAGGCAGAAAAGGGCAGAGGCAGTGATGAGTCAGtggggttttgaaggatgaataagaGTTTGCCAGTCTTGCCCATTCCCCTCAAAACTATCTGCACAGAGTACTCTGGGGGCTGGGTCCAGGAGGAGCAATGGGTAGAGAGTTGTGGTTAAGTACGTTGGCTTTGGGATCGGATGTGGGCTCAAGCCCGggctctgctctgtgccagctCAGTGACCGTGGGCAAGTGGGTTAACCCCTCTGaggcccagtttcctcatctacaaaatgagctGGTAGGGATCATAGGAGGCCGTGAGGGGCAGGTGATCAGGACCCCTCACGGTGCCTGGAGGGTTGGTGCTCACCAGTGAGGGAGAGTGTCCCCAGGGAGTAGCATCTCGGTAGCCTTGGCTCAGGAGGGGCCCTCAGTCCACGGCACAGAGGTTTGGGGGACAGTGTGGGCAGGTGGAAATGGGGCTTTGGCTGGACCTGGGGTTGCCTTCTTGAGAATGTCAGTTTTGAAGAAGAGGCCATGGACCACCTGTGGACCAGCCCTGAAGGTGGGATTCCTTCTTTCCTGAGAAGTGAGGGAGGAACCGGAGCCACACTCGCCGGGGTTCTCCCTGGGGCGGCCCCAAGGCTGCCACGGGAACATGGCCCCCATCAGGGAGCCGTCCTTCACCAGGGCCGGCCAGATGCTTCCTGACGGTCCCTAACTTCGTGGCGATGCATGGCCTTCTTGGAGGAGAGATTCCATTTGTGACCATTTTGCAGAAGGGAAAACTGGCTCAAATGATAGTGGAAGAGAAAGGATTTGAACCAAACctggatcccccccccccccgtccccctgcccccaaccaccTAATCACAAACGTTACTTAGAGGCGCTCTTCTTTCCAGGGCAGGACCCTGCTGGAGGGTGAGGAGGACATGTCCCCACCCTCTTCTCTCTGGGTGACTTCCGGGGGCAGAAGCCTGGCTGTGCGCTGAATCTGGTCACACACAGCCTTTGGGAAAGACCTCAGTCCCGGCTTTCCCGAGGTGGCATCTGAGGCCGGCAGACTGTCCCCCTGGAGCAGCCCTCACTGTGCTTTCAGGCAGCCGAAGCTGATCAAGGACCAAGATGACACAGGGGACCTGAGACACCAGCTCCCTGGACCTCCCTGAACCGTGGGTGGGCACGGGCCTTGTTTCAACCAAATAGGAGCAGAGCCCGGGCTCGCTGTCCTGTTAGAGTGTGTATTAGCACTGCCCAGTTAGCATAAGCACCCAGAACCTTCTACCAGTAGGCTTGCAAGATGCAGCATACGGAAATACAGGAcatccagttaaatttgaatgtcATGGAAGATACCTCTACGATACAGTACTTATATTGAAGAGTTATTCATTTATTAGATTTAGCTGGGCATCCATATCTTACACAACCACCCAACCCTCAGTGAAGTTCTTCACCAGGAGACCTGCCGTGCTCAGCAAATGAATACACTCACGCATatgaaattctatttatttttaatttccggTGGTCTGGGTTTCTTCGTTTTATATacatcttcctcctcttcagGTTCTAGGGGTTCAAGCCTCTTCGCTATGATATTTGAAACAAGAAATCCATGGACCTtcgcatttattttcttttatttggaaaacGGGTTTTGCCGCATAGCTTTCAAAC belongs to Phacochoerus africanus isolate WHEZ1 chromosome 3, ROS_Pafr_v1, whole genome shotgun sequence and includes:
- the C3H20orf85 gene encoding uncharacterized protein C20orf85 homolog; this encodes MAQKPISTAAAERMNLVAQDEIWKYRLKAENEARQNWAQNWGFLTTPLEELIKCEEEASTPKPRIELPERFRIRPVTPVEKYIQVLPSPPVPKTTQGFIGWRSGVPGLNKCLEHDYEIRSCKGAYAKELNWPKQGIH